A portion of the Halogeometricum sp. S1BR25-6 genome contains these proteins:
- a CDS encoding glycosyl hydrolase family 28-related protein: MVKKVTDFGAVGDGSRDDTDAIRNAADAAGPGGTVYFPPGTYLVGSDSRVPLAYPGDGSWDDLTWKGAGADEVTIKMAGGQTKAHFVFLVKGSQSPRNVTFDGLAVDGNKDQQSNDSVGLCVLTEAEGLFKMHNCRLMNAQNANLKHSGHMDSEITYSHFHNAGYVWNGGHGISPNQTAKTTTTIRKCLFTDQKGADVDVGHAKPKDWQTVLIENCVMRDSYRGSLKMTQENAKTTIRNTIMTGNSDTEIPVKANPSDASIGTVALENCIIDGGKFPGIDFPVPGRLELNEVAIKNVGRGGHRDGAGIYTDQMDVVGGRISVHGTDTMVNFTDSASGSIDEIIHESGISLGRDRGIVGATTVGSPLAPSVPSESEVGPGASDGADPGTSEPAPADPKTYGGYKLPEPGTVDWHVPLNENFVKIEDDVLELLARVQQLEEQH, from the coding sequence ATGGTGAAGAAAGTTACAGACTTCGGTGCGGTCGGTGACGGATCGCGCGACGACACGGACGCCATACGGAACGCTGCGGACGCCGCGGGGCCCGGCGGGACGGTCTACTTCCCGCCCGGAACGTACCTCGTCGGCTCCGACAGCCGAGTGCCCCTGGCGTACCCCGGCGACGGAAGTTGGGACGACCTGACCTGGAAGGGCGCCGGCGCGGACGAGGTCACCATCAAGATGGCCGGCGGCCAGACGAAGGCGCACTTCGTCTTCCTGGTGAAGGGCTCGCAGTCCCCGCGGAACGTGACGTTCGACGGACTGGCCGTCGACGGCAACAAGGACCAGCAGTCGAACGACAGCGTCGGCCTGTGCGTTCTCACGGAGGCCGAAGGGTTGTTCAAGATGCACAACTGCCGGCTCATGAACGCGCAGAACGCGAACCTCAAACACTCCGGGCACATGGACTCGGAGATCACCTACTCGCACTTCCACAACGCGGGCTACGTCTGGAACGGCGGCCACGGCATCTCTCCCAACCAGACCGCGAAGACGACGACCACTATCCGGAAGTGCCTGTTCACCGACCAGAAGGGCGCGGACGTCGACGTGGGGCACGCCAAGCCGAAAGACTGGCAGACCGTCCTCATCGAGAACTGCGTGATGCGGGACTCCTACCGGGGGAGTCTCAAGATGACGCAGGAGAACGCGAAGACGACCATCCGCAACACAATCATGACGGGGAACTCCGACACCGAAATCCCGGTGAAGGCGAACCCCTCCGACGCGTCCATCGGGACCGTCGCCCTCGAGAACTGCATCATCGACGGCGGGAAGTTCCCCGGCATCGACTTTCCCGTCCCCGGTCGCCTCGAACTGAACGAGGTCGCCATCAAGAACGTCGGACGGGGCGGCCACCGCGACGGCGCGGGCATCTACACCGACCAGATGGACGTCGTCGGCGGTCGCATCTCCGTTCACGGCACCGATACGATGGTCAACTTCACCGACAGCGCGAGCGGGTCCATCGACGAAATCATCCACGAGTCGGGCATCTCCCTGGGCCGCGACCGCGGCATCGTCGGGGCTACGACCGTCGGCAGTCCGCTCGCACCGTCCGTCCCGAGCGAGTCTGAGGTGGGTCCCGGAGCGAGCGACGGCGCGGACCCGGGCACCTCGGAGCCGGCGCCGGCCGACCCCAAGACGTACGGCGGTTACAAGCTCCCCGAACCGGGCACCGTCGACTGGCACGTCCCGCTGAACGAGAACTTCGTCAAAATCGAAGACGACGTGCTCGAACTCCTCGCGCGGGTGCAGCAGCTCGAAGAACAGCACTGA
- a CDS encoding glycosyl hydrolase family 28-related protein: protein MSEDTERQEETEADPEEVGAEGERDEGDETVTRRETIVATAAGVVGTGTLALSYLFSDGDDDPDTEAPTPMSPTPTEGDGEQVPEGEDIRDYGAAIDGQTNDAPAIMRALRAASPGGVVYLPPGDILLDARDTDSKAIRLNASNRNVTLRGAGPGAGETRLVMAPGHEGVHSAVYVGTNPGNSAGTVRLERLTIVGNKRNQGVNPGLGIRTEAEGTLVMRDCRVTSWLNAGVKLSGGMDADIQYCEFSNNGLRENGGHDVSPNQDRHQTETVIRRCHCHNSGGASVDVGQTEDIELQTVLIDECILENSLASLKLSTQNKLTTVRRTQMLGGDATTIPVKVNPTDISIDDLVLEDVLIDGGGWPAIDLPCPGRLRLDNVAIMNVDQNNRQRGQDRGGIFTRDIDFRDSGRVSIHNVGQNNESIALNIEDGGGSIAELVYGNVAGVGKSQGVNLEKTTRGEPLEPDVVARKNVGPRSAS, encoded by the coding sequence ATGAGTGAGGATACGGAGCGTCAAGAAGAGACCGAAGCGGACCCCGAAGAGGTCGGCGCGGAGGGAGAGCGGGACGAAGGAGACGAGACGGTAACGCGCCGTGAGACCATCGTGGCGACGGCCGCGGGAGTCGTCGGTACCGGGACGCTCGCGCTCTCGTATCTCTTCTCGGACGGAGACGACGACCCCGACACGGAGGCGCCGACGCCGATGTCCCCGACGCCGACCGAGGGCGACGGCGAACAGGTGCCCGAGGGGGAAGACATCCGGGACTACGGGGCGGCAATAGACGGACAGACCAACGACGCCCCGGCCATCATGCGCGCGCTTCGGGCGGCCTCTCCCGGCGGGGTCGTCTACCTGCCGCCGGGCGATATCCTCCTCGACGCGCGGGACACCGACTCCAAGGCCATCCGACTCAACGCCTCGAACCGAAACGTCACGCTCCGGGGCGCCGGACCGGGGGCGGGAGAGACGCGACTGGTCATGGCTCCGGGTCACGAAGGCGTCCACAGCGCGGTGTACGTCGGCACGAATCCGGGCAACAGTGCCGGGACCGTCCGACTCGAACGTCTCACCATCGTCGGGAACAAGCGGAATCAGGGGGTCAACCCCGGTTTAGGCATCCGAACGGAGGCCGAGGGCACGCTGGTGATGCGCGACTGCCGCGTCACCTCGTGGCTGAACGCGGGCGTGAAACTGTCCGGCGGGATGGACGCCGACATCCAGTACTGCGAGTTCAGCAACAACGGACTGCGCGAGAACGGCGGCCACGACGTCTCCCCGAACCAGGACCGCCACCAGACGGAGACGGTCATCAGGCGGTGTCACTGCCACAACTCGGGCGGGGCGTCCGTCGACGTCGGACAGACCGAGGATATCGAACTGCAGACCGTCCTCATCGACGAGTGCATCCTGGAGAACAGCCTCGCGTCGCTGAAACTCTCGACGCAGAACAAGCTGACGACCGTCCGCCGGACGCAGATGCTGGGCGGCGACGCGACGACGATACCGGTCAAAGTCAACCCGACCGACATCAGCATCGACGACCTTGTCCTCGAAGACGTGCTCATCGACGGCGGGGGGTGGCCGGCCATCGACCTGCCCTGTCCCGGCCGCCTGCGACTCGACAACGTCGCCATCATGAACGTCGACCAGAACAACCGGCAGCGCGGACAGGACAGAGGGGGAATCTTCACCCGCGACATCGACTTCCGCGACTCCGGCCGGGTCTCCATCCACAACGTCGGTCAGAACAACGAGAGCATCGCCCTCAACATCGAGGACGGCGGAGGCTCGATAGCGGAACTCGTCTACGGCAACGTCGCCGGCGTGGGCAAAAGCCAGGGCGTCAACCTGGAGAAGACCACCCGCGGCGAACCGCTGGAACCGGACGTCGTCGCTCGGAAGAACGTCGGGCCGCGGTCCGCCTCGTGA
- a CDS encoding sulfatase has product MTNTRPNIVWLNLDSIRADRTSLAGYHRDTTPNMRRIADGPTSRALTNCVSHAMWSLPSDSSILTGTYPSHHGTGLWNDVLPEGITTIPERFADLGYRTVGLSQNAYCSESTGLDRGFQDFTWMDKSNLLQTAGPKILLKYLLGIRKHSAGFTTDASRHRPEFIATELAKRRISDYGGSDEPFFMFVHTQGAHLPYIPPLPYRDAFTDDIEMSTEEAADVAFDRSMNYYREIANGCDFSPAEKEAIDAMYDGVLAYADHQVGDLYDHIQSLDMGPTVFVVTGDHGDLLGEHGVIGHQFSLHDGLVNVPTVVHGLPSVTDVPEDALVQHIDVMQMLLEEAGASDETLSELQGIDPREETRTYALSQRGNETYETAVEQVRKHNPDADLDRFQSGLVHAVRSDDYKWLRGDRGDELYNLDDEDTDVSADNPDVADEHREFFETFSERLGRGERNAEQREMSDAMKKQLSDLGYVMD; this is encoded by the coding sequence ATGACCAACACTCGCCCAAACATCGTCTGGCTGAACCTGGACAGCATCCGGGCGGACCGGACCTCGCTGGCGGGGTACCACCGCGACACGACGCCGAACATGCGGCGCATCGCGGACGGCCCTACCAGCAGGGCGCTCACCAACTGCGTCTCGCACGCCATGTGGTCGCTCCCGTCCGACTCCTCCATCCTCACGGGGACGTACCCCTCCCACCACGGCACCGGCCTCTGGAACGACGTGCTGCCCGAGGGCATCACGACGATTCCGGAGCGGTTCGCCGACTTGGGCTACCGGACGGTCGGCCTCTCGCAGAACGCCTACTGCAGCGAGTCGACGGGGCTCGACCGCGGCTTTCAGGATTTCACCTGGATGGACAAGTCCAACCTCCTGCAGACCGCCGGGCCGAAGATACTGCTGAAGTACCTCCTCGGCATCCGGAAGCACTCCGCGGGCTTTACGACCGACGCCAGCCGACACCGCCCCGAGTTCATCGCCACGGAGTTGGCGAAACGACGCATCAGCGACTACGGCGGGTCGGACGAGCCGTTCTTCATGTTCGTGCACACGCAGGGTGCGCACCTGCCGTACATCCCGCCGCTGCCGTACCGCGACGCCTTCACCGACGACATCGAGATGTCCACCGAGGAGGCCGCCGACGTCGCGTTCGACCGGAGCATGAACTACTACCGCGAGATAGCCAACGGCTGTGACTTCTCGCCCGCGGAGAAGGAGGCCATCGACGCGATGTACGACGGCGTCCTCGCCTACGCGGACCACCAGGTGGGCGACCTCTACGACCACATCCAGTCGCTCGACATGGGTCCGACCGTCTTCGTCGTCACCGGCGACCACGGCGACCTGTTGGGCGAGCACGGGGTGATCGGCCACCAGTTCTCGCTGCACGATGGGCTGGTCAACGTGCCCACCGTCGTCCACGGCCTCCCGTCCGTCACGGACGTCCCCGAGGACGCTCTCGTCCAGCACATCGACGTGATGCAGATGCTCCTCGAGGAGGCCGGGGCGTCCGACGAGACGCTGTCGGAACTGCAGGGAATCGACCCGAGAGAGGAGACGCGGACGTACGCGCTCAGCCAACGCGGCAACGAGACGTACGAGACGGCCGTCGAGCAGGTCAGAAAGCACAACCCGGACGCGGACCTCGACCGATTCCAATCGGGGCTGGTTCACGCCGTCCGCAGCGACGACTACAAGTGGCTCCGCGGGGACCGCGGCGACGAACTGTACAACCTCGACGACGAGGACACCGACGTCTCGGCCGACAACCCGGACGTCGCCGACGAGCACCGCGAGTTCTTCGAGACGTTCTCCGAGCGACTCGGCCGCGGCGAGCGAAACGCCGAGCAGCGGGAGATGTCGGACGCGATGAAGAAACAGCTCTCCGACCTCGGTTACGTGATGGACTGA